The following DNA comes from Moritella sp. 24.
TGAACAGCTAAATATCAATGCTAAAAAGAAAGGTGAAAAGACCTTTGTTAACCCACGAAATGCTGCTGCCGGTAGTTTACGTCAGCTTGACCCTAAGATCGCAGCAAGCCGTCCGTTAGCCTTTAATGCTTATTCACTCGGTATTGTAGAGGGTGAGGTTGAAGGTAAAGGTTTATCTAATTCACATGCTGAAAACCTACAAAAATTGAAGCAATGGGGTTTACCTGTTTGTGCTGATGTTACCGTTGCTATGGGTTATCAAGGTTGCTTAGATTTCTATGAGAGCATTGGTGAGCGTCGTGATTCGCTGTCTTATGACATTGATGGCGTGGTTTATAAAGTCGACGATTTAGAATTACAAAAAACACTTGGTTTTGTTGCGCGTGCACCACGTTGGGCTACGTCGCATAAATTCCCTGCACAAGAAGAAATTACGACGTTGCTTGATGTTGAGTTCCAAGTTGGACGTACTGGCGCAATTACGCCTGTAGCACGTTTGGAGCCTGTCTTTGTAGGTGGTGTGACGGTGAGTAATGCGACATTGCATAACTCGGATGAAATTGCTCGCCTAGGTATTAAAGTGAAAGATCAGGTGATTATTCGTCGTGCGGGTGATGTGATTCCACAAGTTGCACGTGTAATGCTAGAGCGCCGTCCTGATGATGCTCAAGATATTGTATTCCCTTCTACATGCCCTGTATGTGATTCTGAAGTAGAACGCATTGAAGGCGAAGCAACGGTTCGTTGTACAGCTGGTTTGTATTGTGGCGCACAACGTAAAGAAGCAATTAAACATTTTGCCTCACGTAAAGCACTTAACGTGGATGGCTTAGGCGATAAGTTAGTTGAGCAACTTGTAGATGCCGACTTAATTAAAACACCTGCTGATTTGTTTACAGTGACTTTTGGTAAATTAACCCTGCTTGATCGTATGGGGCCAAAGAAAGCAACAAATTTACTCGAAGCATTAAAAGTGGCGAAGCACACCACGTTAGCGAAGTTTTTATATTCACTGGGCATTCGTGAAGTAGGGGAAGCAACGGCCGCTAACCTTGCAAATGATTTACTTAACTTAGATGCAATCAAAAAAGCCTCTGTTGAGCGTTTAGTGTTGATCTCTGATGTGGGTGACATTGTTGCTAAGCATATTTACTACTTCTTCCGTGAAGAACATAATCTTGAAGTGATTGACCAGTTAATTGACGCGGGCATGAGCTGGGATGATGTCGCGGTTAAAGAAGAAAGTCAGCAGCCGTTGTTAGGCACTATTTATGTGATAACAGGTACGTTAGTCAATATTTCGCGTGCAGATGCGAAAACACGCTTACAAGACTTAGGTGCGAAAGTGGCTGGTAGCGTATCGAAGAAAACGTCTGCTTTAGTGGCGGGACCTGCTGCAGGTTCTAAACTGACTAAAGCACAAGAATTGGGAATCGATATTCTGACAGAAGATGATTTATTGGCACTCTTAGCCGCACATAATTAGTTAATAGCATCAAATAGCTAATACGTTGATGTGTGTTCGCATTTAGTGTTGAATGTGAACACAATAGTTTTAGCTTCGGCTAGTTAATTTTAGTTCGCTTGTTGTTAGTTTTTGCTTTAGTGGTAAAATGCGCAGCATCATGTGCTTAACCTGTTGGTAGGTTAGGCGAATCAAATAATGTAAAAGGTATTGTGAGACTTATGACTGTTAAGACTCGTTTTGCACCTAGCCCAACTGGCTACTTGCACGTAGGCGGCGCACGTACAGCGCTTTATTCTTGGTTACATGCAAAAAGCCAAGGCGGTGAATTTGTATTACGTATCGAAGATACTGATTTAGAGCGTTCTACTCAAGAAGCGGTTGACGCGATCTTAGAAGGCATGAAATGGGCTGGTCTGGATTGGGATGAAGGTCCTTATTTCCAAACTCAACGTTTCGATCGTTATAACGAGTTAGTTGATCAACTACTTGCAGAAGACAAAGCATACAAATGTTATTGTTCACGTGAGCGTCTAGACGAGTTACGTGAAAAGCAAATGGCTGAAAAAGAAAGCCCACGTTACGATGGTAAATGTAGCCATGGTGACATTGCTGATACTGGTGCTGATTTCGTTGTACGTTTCCGTAACCCGAAAGAAGGTTCAGTTATCGTTGATGATAAGATCCGCGGTAAAGTTGAATTTGCTAACACTGAATTAGATGATCTGATCATCCGCCGTACTGACGGTTCACCAACATACAACTTCTGTGTTGTTGTTGATGACTGGGATATGGGTATTACAAATGTTGTTCGTGGTGAAGATCACCTAAATAATACACCACGTCAAATCAACATCTTAAAAGCACTAGGCGCACCTGTACCACAGTACGCTCACGTTGCAATGATCTTGGGTGATGACGGCGCTAAACTATCTAAGCGTCATGGCGCTGTAGGTGTTATGCAATACCGTGATGACGGTTACCTACCTGAAGCACTACTAAACTACTTAGTACGTTTAGGTTGGTCACATGGCGATCAAGAAATCTTCAGCACTGAAGAAATGATCAAACTATTTAGCTTAGACGATGTAAACAAAGCGCCTTCAGCGTTTAATACAGAGAAGCTACAATGGGTAAACCAACATTACATCAAAACACTAGCACCTGAATATGTTGCATCTCACCTTGAGTGGCACATGGCAGACCAAGGCATCGATACGACGAATGGTCCTGAGCTAGCTGAAATTGTTAAAGTACTTGCTGAACGTGCTAAAACACTGAAAGAACTTGCTACATCAAGCCGTTACTTCTTTGAAGACTACGCTGAATTTGATGCAACTGCGGCGAAGAAACATTTACGTCCAGTAGCAAAAGAAGCGTTAGTTAAAGTTCAAGAGAAACTAGCTGCGATTGCTGATTGGAGCGATGCTGAAGTATTACATGCTGCAATCAACGACACTGCGACTGAGCTTGAAGTTGGTATGGGTAAAGTTGGTATGCCATTACGTGTTGCTATCACTGGTGCCGGTCAATCACCGTCATTAGATGTAACATTAAAGCTTATCGGCAAAGAGCGCAGCCTTGCTGGTATCGACAAAGCGTTAGCATTCATTGCTGCACGTGAAAACGCCTAAGGGTGTGTAAATAATAACCTTTCTGTCGTTTAGTCTTAATTTTATATTGTAGATATTGACACTAAAACGGCAGATGCATATTATCCCTGCAGTAGCGGAAGCTACTGTAGAAATGGGGCCATAGCTCAGTTGGGAGAGCGCGACACTGGCAGTGTCGAGGTCATCGGTTCGATCCCGTTTGGCTCCACCATTTCTGCTTCAACTATATGATTATAAATCACTTAATCATCTTCAGTTCAATTCGTAATGACATTTGCACTCATTTTGCACGCAAATTATCAAACAGATCATTATATTTCAAATATCTTCGTCACTACCGTCTTTCGTTATGCTTCAGACTTACAATACTTTTTATTAAAGATAAAAATATATCGTCTTTAGAATAATTGTTCCAAATGATATACCTAGCGAATCAAGCGATGTATAGACTGTGCGAAACTAATATATTTGGAATTAAAATGAAGACACCTATTCTGGCATTATCACTTGTTCTTGCATCAACCTCTTTATTCGCTAATGAAAGCATCATTACTGATACTCAAAAAGAAAAAAGTAATGGCGTTTATATTAACGCAGGTCAGTTTTCGATTGGTGATAATTTCGAAATATTAAATATTGGTGTTGGTTATCAAGAAACGCGTATAAATAACCTTTTTTGGTCTGTTGGTGGTCAAGCGGGTATCAATATGGATTTACCGGATGACGAAGCGCAAGTGTTAGTCAGCGCAGAAGGCAAACTAGGTTATTCATTTAATAATGTTCCTGGACAAGTGATACAACTGATCCCTTATGTTGGTGTGTCAGTTGGCGCTGATGTGAATGAAGATTCATATTCATCTGGTTCTGAATTTTTCACTAAAGTATTTGTCGGTGGTGAGATCCGCTTAACTGATACTGTTGGTGTTTACTTCAATCAAGGCATGATGACAATCTCGGGTTCAAATAAGAACTTTTCAGAACTTGGCGCGCGCATTTCTTTCTAAT
Coding sequences within:
- the ligA gene encoding NAD-dependent DNA ligase LigA; amino-acid sequence: MTEQAKQIQTLTLQLEEYNHQYYVLDNPTVPDAEYDRLIRELKQLETEYPELALATSPTQKVGGEALTGFAQIKHEMPMLSLDNVFSEEELLAFEKRLQDRLLTKTEIKFSCEPKLDGLAASILYENGHFVRAATRGDGQIGEDISENVKTIKSIPLRLRGDDFPARLEVRGEVFMPKAGFEQLNINAKKKGEKTFVNPRNAAAGSLRQLDPKIAASRPLAFNAYSLGIVEGEVEGKGLSNSHAENLQKLKQWGLPVCADVTVAMGYQGCLDFYESIGERRDSLSYDIDGVVYKVDDLELQKTLGFVARAPRWATSHKFPAQEEITTLLDVEFQVGRTGAITPVARLEPVFVGGVTVSNATLHNSDEIARLGIKVKDQVIIRRAGDVIPQVARVMLERRPDDAQDIVFPSTCPVCDSEVERIEGEATVRCTAGLYCGAQRKEAIKHFASRKALNVDGLGDKLVEQLVDADLIKTPADLFTVTFGKLTLLDRMGPKKATNLLEALKVAKHTTLAKFLYSLGIREVGEATAANLANDLLNLDAIKKASVERLVLISDVGDIVAKHIYYFFREEHNLEVIDQLIDAGMSWDDVAVKEESQQPLLGTIYVITGTLVNISRADAKTRLQDLGAKVAGSVSKKTSALVAGPAAGSKLTKAQELGIDILTEDDLLALLAAHN
- the gltX gene encoding glutamate--tRNA ligase: MTVKTRFAPSPTGYLHVGGARTALYSWLHAKSQGGEFVLRIEDTDLERSTQEAVDAILEGMKWAGLDWDEGPYFQTQRFDRYNELVDQLLAEDKAYKCYCSRERLDELREKQMAEKESPRYDGKCSHGDIADTGADFVVRFRNPKEGSVIVDDKIRGKVEFANTELDDLIIRRTDGSPTYNFCVVVDDWDMGITNVVRGEDHLNNTPRQINILKALGAPVPQYAHVAMILGDDGAKLSKRHGAVGVMQYRDDGYLPEALLNYLVRLGWSHGDQEIFSTEEMIKLFSLDDVNKAPSAFNTEKLQWVNQHYIKTLAPEYVASHLEWHMADQGIDTTNGPELAEIVKVLAERAKTLKELATSSRYFFEDYAEFDATAAKKHLRPVAKEALVKVQEKLAAIADWSDAEVLHAAINDTATELEVGMGKVGMPLRVAITGAGQSPSLDVTLKLIGKERSLAGIDKALAFIAARENA